The genomic DNA CAATGTGCATGTCGGCATGCCGATTCAAGTGGAACTCAAGGAGGATCAGCGGCCTCGCGATTTCCATGTCACTGGCCCGGGAATCGAAGGTGCGATCCCTGAATTCGCACGGCAGGGAAAAATCAACTTCGCATCATTCAGCGAGACATCCATCCCCGGGCGATATAGTTTTCACGAGATCAACGCCCCGCAAGATTCCGGTATTCCATTTGTTGTCACTGATGACAGAGAGGAATCGAATTTGACACCTTTGGATGACCTGGCGTGGGAATCACTGCTCGGAAAGGAACGGATGCAGAAGATTGACACGATGAGCGATCTGACGAAACGCGTTCAGGCAGAGAACTCACAAACAGAATTGTGGTGGGTGCTTTTATTGTTTTTACTTGCGATGCTCATCGGAGAGGTCGCTCTCACAAGAAAGATGCTTCAAGATGGGCACGCAGAACTGGAAACCGACATCCCGGCGGACTCATTGGACGTGATCGCTACTTGATTTTTTCGATTGCCGAATCCAGAGCAAATCCTGATCGGTGAATGTCGCATTTTTTTGACGGTTGCTGAAAAAACTCTCTTCGATACTCTCCACTCAAGTCATCACAACACGAGCGGCCGACATCGAACTCAATCACATTGTCATTGTAAGTGTTAAAACTGTAAGCGTTCCCCATGCAAAGCATCGAATCATCAGCGACACCTGCGACAGCAGTCTCTTTCTGGCGACGACTCAAAGACCTTCTCGGGCTGATCCGTTTTAGCCACACCGTTTTCGCTTTGCCGTTCGCCCTTCTGGCAGCGGTTCTCGCATGGAGAGACTACCCTTTTGAAATTCGACACTTGATCGGGATTGTGCTTTGCATGGTGTTTGCCCGTTCGGCAGCGATGGCATTCAATCGACTCATTGACCGAAACATTGACGCCGAGAACCCGAGAACTGAAGGTCGGCACATCCCTGCTGGAATTCTCTCCATCCGAATTGTTGTCGCGTTTACGTCAGTTTGTGTGGTCGGCTTTGTGCTTTCAACTCTCTTGTTCTTACCGAACGTCTGGCCGGTGATTCTCTCCTTGCCTGTCCTTGGCTTTCTGCTGGGATACTCATACACAAAACGATTCACGGCGTTCTGCCACTACTGGTTGAGTGCCGCTCTGATGCTCTCTCCCATCGCTGCCTGGATTGCGATTACCGGAACGCTCTCTTGGACACCGGTGTTGCTGGCTGCTGTCATTTTCTTCTGGGTTGGCGGATTTGACATCATCTACGCCACGCAAGACCAAGAATTCGATCAGTCGGAAAAGCTGCATTCAATCCCGGCGAAAGTCGGCACGCGAAACGCACTCATCATCGCCTTTCTCAGTCACGTCCTGACGATGGTTTGCCTGTTCGGATTGTGGTGGGTCG from Thalassoglobus polymorphus includes the following:
- a CDS encoding UbiA-like polyprenyltransferase encodes the protein MQSIESSATPATAVSFWRRLKDLLGLIRFSHTVFALPFALLAAVLAWRDYPFEIRHLIGIVLCMVFARSAAMAFNRLIDRNIDAENPRTEGRHIPAGILSIRIVVAFTSVCVVGFVLSTLLFLPNVWPVILSLPVLGFLLGYSYTKRFTAFCHYWLSAALMLSPIAAWIAITGTLSWTPVLLAAVIFFWVGGFDIIYATQDQEFDQSEKLHSIPAKVGTRNALIIAFLSHVLTMVCLFGLWWVAGLGTVFLVGVILVSGLLIYEHWIISPDDMSRVGVAFFNINALISVGLFALGAADILVTNFFSKT